A genomic segment from Glycine soja cultivar W05 chromosome 18, ASM419377v2, whole genome shotgun sequence encodes:
- the LOC114396831 gene encoding uncharacterized protein LOC114396831 — translation MFSFPHNVFLPILVFPIIICCCSASLLGRSNATTIYEVLSEHGLPMGLFPQGVREFAVGEDGLFWVRLDEACNAKFENELHYERNVSGHLSYGMIDALSGLEAQDLFLWFQVMSIRVDVPSTGLIYFDVGAASKRFPLSLFETPPECVAVSSQQQDAPSHHQGQVQSGRIRHKLNQGTSGRDVL, via the exons ATGTTTTCCTTCCCTCACAATGTCTTCCTACCCATCCTTGTCTTTCCAATCATTATTTGTTGCTGCTCCGCCTCCTTGTTGGGTCGGAGCAATGCGACGACAATCTACGAGGTCCTGAGCGAGCACGGGCTGCCCATGGGCCTGTTCCCCCAGGGCGTGCGGGAGTTCGCGGTGGGCGAGGACGGGCTCTTCTGGGTGCGCCTTGACGAGGCCTGCAACGCCAAGTTCGAGAACGAGCTGCATTACGAGCGCAACGTCTCCGGCCACCTCAGCTACGGCATGATCGACGCCCTCTCCGGCCTCGAGGCCCAGGATCTCTTCCTCTGGTTCCAGGTCATGAGCATCCGCGTCGACGTCCCCAGCACCGGCCTCATCTACTTCGACGTCGGCGCCGCCTCCAAGCGCTTCCCCCTCTCCCTCTTCGAAACGCCGCCCGAATGCGTCGCCGTTAGCTCCCAACAACAAGACGCCCCTTCCCACCACCAG GGTCAGGTTCAATCTGGAAGGATTCGGCATAAGCTCAATCAGGGAACCTCTGGAAGAGATGTTCTATAG